Genomic window (Zingiber officinale cultivar Zhangliang chromosome 2B, Zo_v1.1, whole genome shotgun sequence):
GATATTTGTTAGATGTTTATGAAGCTTGTTTTCATACATAATTATCAAGTCATGCAGGATCAAAAGATCAATAAGTCAACCTACAAAAACATACAAATCTTTCCATATGCGAGAGACAACAATTTCTACTACTAAAACATTCTGCTTCCTGTTCAAAGACGGTTATCTTAGGAACTATGGAATGAAATTACCGATAAACAATAGCCCATTGTTGAAATTTTCGATATCTCTAGGTTTTTCCCCATTGCTATTTGCGAATGCAGGCTTTGATTTTGTCTACCGTCATTCAGAGACAATTGAATATTTGAAGTCACTCCAAATGCAAGTTCAGGAGTCTGGAATTCATTCTCTAGCAGTTGATGCTTCCAGGTGTTCCCTTGGTGCATCATGCAGTTCAAACTTCAAGTATCACAGGTTCATTTTCTCCTACAAAAACCAGGGAATTTTGAGGCAATGACAATGTTCCATCATCAAAAGTCGAAAAACATCAATAGGTAGTTCCTAGTGATGATTGTGAAAGATACTTTTCGTTAGGCCGGTGTTCCTAGTGAGCAAATACATAAATGCCATCTAGATTGTAGTTTATACCTTGGCTTTCAATATAGAAAATGCTACAAAACAAGGTTCATTGTGCAAACTACTTGGTTAACTTGCTATCTTGATGCTCAAGGAATGCAACTAGGCAAAACAACTGCAACTGTAAGTATTCTCTGTATGCGGCAAAATCTATCAGCcgaattaaacaaaatttccaaaTAGTATTTTACTAAATAAATTCCACAGAAGATCAAGGCATTGCCTGATCAGTTCATGCTCATGATGGATGCATGAACTTAGGCTATTTCTGCACAATACGCATATAAATGATTGTCTTCGAAATCTTACCTTCCTAAGTGTGATTCTCATCACTTGTCATCCAAGATACCTTTCCTATAAATGTCATATCTGCTCTAGTGTATGCGACATGACTTATTGATGGAGGAGGTCAGAGATTGAGTGTCCCAATATTGGATCCATCACAGTACTAAAGAAAAAACCTTGACTGGAGAAAGCCTGATTGCATTTGTTAGTTTCTCTTGATTGATTTTGGAAGTGTGAAAGAGATGGATGGCAGTGCTAGGTCCCATTCACATCATGCCCACTGCTCATTGTTTATCTCCTTAACTCCTCTATCCATAAGTGGGATCCAGAGTGACAATGGGTCCTCACTTCTAAAGTGTTTTAAATAATCATTTTACCAGCTATCTTATGGATGATTGGCAGTTTGTGCTTGGCACAACCATCAAAGGGGAATTTCTTCAAGGCAAATTATGGGTTTTGAAAGAACCAGCACCATGGATGCATTACTCCTTTCTTTGCAGTAACTTAGAGACAActggaaaataaaatatatttcttacCATTAAAGCAGGAAGCAAACAAGTTTTTATTATTCATCTTCCAACAAAGATTTCATTCGCATAGTCTACCCATGATTCACCATCAAGCAACGACTGGAAATGGAATTACTGCACCAAAAGCCTGAATTAACCTAACTCCTTCAACTTTCAAGTAAAGGACCCACTTTTGCCAAGTTATAGATATCATTTTCCTTTTGGTGACAGGAAAATTGATGGGTCAGAGTCAGGCCAGAGCCAGATGATTGCATATTTGCAAGTTACATTAACTAGCTTGTCAGACCAAAGTTTGTTTGATCCATGAAGAGGGATGAGTATCAGAAGCATACTCATCACACTTGACCTACAATGGACAAATCAGGCATAAAAATGGTTTGTCAAGAAAAAATTGTTACTGAACAATTCTCAATGGCTTACAAATAGAAAAGTTTTTTATCTGGCATAAGTTATACTTAATTGAGAAAAGATATAATATTATTTCCTTGAGGCGATCCCAGATAAAAACAATCTCGCTCAACAATTAATAATCAACTTATTAAGCTACTGTATCATCTTTCATTTTCCAAAACCTCTGTCCATACTGAAAGATTTTTATCACTAAAAGTAAAAAAGATAAACTATCTTTAGGGGAAAAAGAAAGTTCTAATGCTAGTAAGTTTGCTACACTTTCAGAACTCACTAATTTTGTTGTTCTGAACAACTAGGTAATCAGATGAATTTATTTTGTATACGTATTCTTTTTGGTTGATCCTATTTTATTTGAATTGCTGCGTAGGAAAATAGGCTCGAGGGAATCTTGGACTTACAAATAGGTGCAGGATACTGAAAAGCCTGCTCCCCTGGCACAGAAACACTCATTTTAAAATCGAGAAAGAAGACCCCCGTCAGACTCTGCGCCCTCCCCACTCCCTCGACATCAATCCACTTTTTGACTCGATTCTGCACCCATCACATGCGTCCACCCGATGAACGAGGTTCTCATCGGAGTTCGCGACCAGACTCGCgtgcaaaaattataaaaaacagAAAACCAATCTCTCTGAAGTGTGATGTGTTGGGTGTTGGTGAATTGAACAAAGCAGTTGCAGCAATCAATCGTTGTGAAGATACAGAATTGACAGAATTAAAATTACGGAGATCAAAGATTATACACGACGAGAATTGTACCAAAATGAGCATAATTTTGTAGCTAGTTGCTTAGTTTTTGAGACGATACCTGAAGTGCCTGTTTTTGTTCAGGGTTCCTGTCTCTCTCGACGATCTTGTTTCTGCGGACACCAACGCTGTTCTTGCTGGGGGACAGGAGTTGGCCCAAGCCGAACACCGAGCCAGGCTTGGAGGAGCCGATCAGGAGGGAACCCACAGGGACCACGTTGAGGACCGGTGTGACCCGGACATTGGACGAGTAGGACCTCTCCATTCCCTGGTATGGTCTCACCCGTTGGCGGTGGCTTCCCCCTTGGCAGCTACCAGGGCTGCTTGAGCTCCGTTCCAGTCCCTGGAACACCACCTTACCCGAGGCGTTCATACGCGGGCTGTCCACTGAAGCCACCAACGGCGCCGGTCCTGCCTCCGACCGGCGTCTGACCGGGCTCTGCTCCCCTCTCTCCGGCTGGTGCTGCCGCTCTGTTGTGGCGCGCCTCGGTTGTGAGAGTCGAACCGCCGGCGGGGCTCGGGAGAGCAAAATCGGTGACTGGGTCGGTCTCTCGGAGTCGAGAGAGAACCGCGGTAACTCGTCGTGGTCGGCgccagaagaagaggaagaggaggagagcgaGCGGCGTGCGGAGATGGATGCCGGCTCCGAGAGCGAGTCGCGGAGGAGCGGAACGGTGGCGAAGGAATCTACGGAAGATGATGGTTTCGCGTGGCGGAGGAGGCGGCGAAAAGATCTGTTGCTAGGATTCAGGCCCTTTTGCAGAGGCGACGTCGATTTATGGTTCTCCTCGCCCTTTTGCGATGGAGACGTCGATTTATGGGTCTCCTCTTTGGCGTTATGGTTCCTCTTCAAACCGAGTAGTTCCCTCCACCGGCTGGCGCTCCTCGTCGCCTTGAACGACTTCTGGTAAGGATCCGATCGTAGAACTTCCGTTACCATCTCCAGCTCCGACGAGTTTTTCTCGTCTGCGGACTCCACCGACAGCTGCACCGCCACGGTTCGGAGCGGAACCAACTTTCCTTCGGAGAACAGCTCGTCGGCGGGTAGCATCACGACGGGATCATCAATACGGAACTCGAACTCTGGAAGCTCCTCGCCTGAATCATCTGGATCTATGGATCTGTTCAACTCTGAGGCAGCTGGTTCTAGGTTGACTTCAAGGTTGCGACTCAAGGCGACCCTGAGGCAAGGTGCAGCAAAGTCGAGGAAGGCGGAGTCCGGCCGCGAAGATACATTGTTGACGCAGGCCGAGGCCATCTCCGGCGATCTTTGCGGGATTTCCCAGCCGCACCACCCGGATCAGGAGACGATCGAGTTACCGTTACGAGAGGCGTCTTGTGTGAAGTGGCTAATCGACAAAAAGGGCGTTGAGGCGGTGGATCCGTATAAATAGGCGTACTTTGGAACGAGAGGCATCATAGCCGTCCACGTGGTAGCAGTTAATTGTTTGCTACTTGATGCCCAGAACGCACTTGCTTCGTTAAATGAATTGAATGCATCACGTGACGAAGAATCATGCCGTTACTTCCGAAACATTTCCATGTACCTCgctttataatattaaaatatatttaaaaataataataatcaatatAATTTTTTAGATATATCTCACCATCaataaacataaaataataataataataataagttaaGTCGTTATTGGGCTGAAACGGCCCGTTATCGAGCCGGATACGGGCCTCGTCGCTTCCTTGTGGGAATTTGTCCATTTGTTGTGCATCTTCGGCCCACTCCAATAGTCTGCAGAGTCGCGTTCCAGATCGGGCTCGTGCCAAGGCCGGAGCTGGCGGTGGTGGTGGCCGCCTGCCGGGGTTCAGCTGCGAAGGGCCCTTGTGCTGCCGCTCGTTCTTCGTGTCCGCGAACAACCTCCGGGTGCTTCTTTTTCTATctcagccaaaaaaaaaaaagaaacattgtTTCCTAGGGGATTTATGCCATATGATCGAAAGACACGACTCCTGATGCTGCTATTGGTTTCTCATATTTATAATGGAGGCCTCTTTTGCTTAATGTTGATCTTATATGTGTTTATATCATAAATGGCAAAGGTTGATTAAGTGAATCGTTGTTAGGATCTTTGTTTTCGAGAACTTACAAGTGCTATTGCTACTAGTTTGAGAAAAGTATTATTGTCTTGTTTCGTGAGCATTGATTCGTTCGCCAACCTCGTTGTTGGAGATACAGTATGAAAACCATGTGTCATGTGGATGTATACTGTGATACAGCATTCAAATGCTTCCATCACGTTCATCATCTAGAGCATCTTACATTTGCTCTCATAGTCTAGGCTTAGTCAAGCTATGAAATTGGACGTGTGTTGATTTAGATAAAAAGGCTATTGTTTCTATGAAGAAATAtattttcaatttttgaaaaaccttacGTGTATATTAGCAAGATCTCATAGAACTTAAGATTTCTCTTGAATATTGAAAATCAATTGATATTATTTAGATAGTTtttaattgaggaataagattgtTGTGGTTGACTTCAAATAGTTGGTCTAGAAACTTGTTCCCAGAACGAGAATGCAAAAAATATATGAATTGCTAGTCTCGGTAATTATGGAAATTCCTTGTCAGACTCTAAATTTTCAGGAAGAGTTAGGAAACTGGGGTGACTGTTTTATTCCCATACAATGGAGTTAATAATCATATTGAATTTGTATCAGAACCCAAACAGTGACTCAGGGTGCTCTTTTGTAACTCTAGGACAAACATTACATAATGGCTACACATTTGGTCTGTTGAAGAAATTGGAAGTTTGATCTATTATCTGTTGAAAGCATTTTCTGTTTTTTCCCTGAAAACCTGTTCAACAGTTTGATCTATAACTATTTGTAGGTTACAAATTGGAAGGCAATCCAGATCTTATACCTTCAATTTCATGTCCATTCTTGATTTAACCCTtagccgaccccacttagtgggataagacttagtTGTTGTTGTCGTCGTCTTGATTTAACCCTTGTTTTCCATTACATCAATGTCTTATACTTCTCTAATCAAAGTTGATGCCCGTCGATGAATTTACCATTTCTCGTCCTGAAATGCAGCATCAAAATGAGAAGCATATAGCCTTTCTTACCCCACTCATCAACCTTGTCTAGACATTGCATTTTCAGTAGCGTGGTTGGCCAGTTTATACGAAGGCTTATAGAGTTCTTCATATGTGCTTGGCTAATAtcctttatcattttttttcattttcttgagTGGTTTTGCCATTTATTTATTTACAACTTAATTGTGcagtaataatatatattatttttatctttGACAATCTGCTCAGTGATGATTTGCATGCGTGCCCATTATCTACTCTATGCATATTCCAAATGGAAATAAAATTCTCTTAAACAGGAAGACCAGTAGATATCCTTCCAAATTATTAACATCATTATGATATTCATATTTCGAAGTGTGGAAATCAAAAGTAAACCTGTCATGAATTATATTGACTCTTTCTTCACCCAGAAGCAGCAAGTTGATGCAACATCTTAATGACATTGAACAAAAGGCAAGAAACTCTTTCCAATATTTCCTAAAGGTATGTATTTTGGCTTATATGTTCAGAATAACAACATAAGGTGTTTAATGTTACATATGATTTTTCTATTGTCAAAAATAATAGTTTAATGTTGCAAGCAAATATCTTGTTACATGGTTTATAAATGTCCATTTCCTCCAATGTTATTACGAAGAAACCATTGATGATAAGTTTGAACTAGTTTAATGACATGGCTCTTGATAATTTGTTTTTGTTCATTGGCATTTCACATGGGTTTTGCTCATGGAAATTTAAGGTTAAATATATATCTTTCTTCAATATTAGAGCCTAGAAAACTCTAAACAAAAAATAAAGGAACAAAGTTTCAGCAATAATgttttattatcatttatcaAGTCCCAGGTCATGATGTTTAACGAAGATCCATTCTGATGTGAAATGATGCATTCTCCCAGTCTCTATACATTTATATCTTAAAATGTTAAACTTTTGGTGGACTAGCAGATGATCATTACCAAATTAGAAGTCAGAAAATTCCAATTCCTCAAGGTAAAAGTTCTTTAAAGAAAAGAATTAAAAGATCATGTTCAAGGAAAAACCTTGGTTGCTCATATTAAGGGAACTTCGTATTCATACTTTCTTACTATTGATAACAGGTAGCATCGTCTTAAGACATCAGATGCATTGGCAGATAGCATCTTATTTCCCATTGCCTAGTGGTGTATGGCTTGATTATAACTATCTATCAATGCTTTTGCTGACATCTTCAGCCAAATCGTTTACTGATTCTGCAGTGTTTTTGAAAGAATAGTCTTCACACTAAATGCTTGAAAATGTGGCAATAATGGGGCTATATGGACAGTAGAATATGACAGGAAGCAATTATCTATATACAACTTTCAAACAGACTAAAAATACTAATCACCTTAAGTTTCATTCCTGGAGTTTGTAGTCATCTTCATGACAGTTTTGGCTGACATAATCAACAGGGTCCATCACTCATATCGTTCCATATTGATGTTGTCTTCCAAGTCAATGTTGGTGTCGACTCCTGATTGGTGAACTTGTCATTTGCAGGAGACACTTTAACTGAGTCATACCATTGCCCAATTCATACTTCTATTCCAGTGTCTTATCAATCTTGACTAGTTAATCAGGGTGGAGATAGGCAATGGTGGACTAGTACAGGCCACTGGAGTGGATGTAGAAATGAACTGGTCAGGTTCGCAACCCATGCTATTGGCGGGTGTTGTTGTTCTTCAGAACCATTCACTGTCCAATCATTCTCCAAAGTCCAAACTGCTTTGATTTCACTTTCTACCTCTGTTGTTGAGGAACTAGCTAGGGAAATTACACCTATCAGTGTTTATACTCTTGCATGACATTTTTTtgaacatttgtcatagtttaaCGCCGGTGGCAAcataacgcaaccctcctcctttattcggatttgggaccggccatgaccggtttGTCATGGGCGGAATTTACTCTTGCATGACATCACCAAGGAAAATTGCTTCATATTTTGAGCCTAAGCTAGATTGCTTGGAAGCTGCAAGGACATGTGTTGGATATCAATTGATGCAAGTGAAACAACAcagattttcttttattttctctctcttcaaacTATTGTCAGGATGTAGTTGAAAGCAAAGTTTGAAATCTTTGTTCTGATTTAGGGTTTTGGTTCTCAACCAGCACAAGATTTGCTGGCTATGCCGGTGCCCGTGCCAATGCCAGTCCCTATGGGTGTGTTGACTATGACCCTATGCAGAGAAGAGAACTAGGCACAAAGGAGGGAGGATGTCTGGTAATAGGTGATGAAGAAGGAGAACTAAGCGAAGAAGGTGGAGTAGTCACGTACAACATACCTCGTGGAAGCTGAGATCAAAAGATGCTCTTTTACGGTCCTTGCGGAAGACACTGGCTGCTCATAGAAGAAGCTCGTGAAGGACATGTGATTCAAGAGCTTCTTGCAAGCAATTAGCAATTGGGAAATGGTGGATGAGTGGATTCGGAGATCTTGGAGTTTCTCACGAGGAAGAATGAGTGAAATTTTAGCTTTCTGAGTTTCTCGTGGTGAAGGATGAGTGATAAAGGTAGTAGTTTCACTCATCCACTTGCATATCGGCAGTTTCATAGTTTCTTGTGTGTTGATTGAAggtggaaagaaaaattacacCTGTGCTAACCGGCACGGAATGAGATATAAAACCATGCATGTTACTACATATAATTGTGTATGTAACTAAGAACAATGAGATGTTGTTCCAAAGCAGTTACTACAAGTAGTTGATTGT
Coding sequences:
- the LOC122046560 gene encoding uncharacterized protein LOC122046560 isoform X2, coding for MASACVNNVSSRPDSAFLDFAAPCLRVALSRNLEVNLEPAASELNRSIDPDDSGEELPEFEFRIDDPVVMLPADELFSEGKLVPLRTVAVQLSVESADEKNSSELEMVTEVLRSDPYQKSFKATRSASRWRELLGLKRNHNAKEETHKSTSPSQKGEENHKSTSPLQKGLNPSNRSFRRLLRHAKPSSSVDSFATVPLLRDSLSEPASISARRSLSSSSSSSGADHDELPRFSLDSERPTQSPILLSRAPPAVRLSQPRRATTERQHQPERGEQSPVRRRSEAGPAPLVASVDSPRMNASGKVVFQGLERSSSSPGSCQGGSHRQRVRPYQGMERSYSSNVRVTPVLNVVPVGSLLIGSSKPGSVFGLGQLLSPSKNSVGVRRNKIVERDRNPEQKQALQEKMNL
- the LOC122046560 gene encoding uncharacterized protein LOC122046560 isoform X1 — encoded protein: MASACVNNVSSRPDSAFLDFAAPCLRVALSRNLEVNLEPAASELNRSIDPDDSGEELPEFEFRIDDPVVMLPADELFSEGKLVPLRTVAVQLSVESADEKNSSELEMVTEVLRSDPYQKSFKATRSASRWRELLGLKRNHNAKEETHKSTSPSQKGEENHKSTSPLQKGLNPSNRSFRRLLRHAKPSSSVDSFATVPLLRDSLSEPASISARRSLSSSSSSSGADHDELPRFSLDSERPTQSPILLSRAPPAVRLSQPRRATTERQHQPERGEQSPVRRRSEAGPAPLVASVDSPRMNASGKVVFQGLERSSSSPGSCQGGSHRQRVRPYQGMERSYSSNVRVTPVLNVVPVGSLLIGSSKPGSVFGLGQLLSPSKNSVGVRRNKIVERDRNPEQKQALQVKCDEYASDTHPSSWIKQTLV